GCGTTCGGCTTCCAACCGCTCGCTCTCGGTGCCGCGGAACCCGAATCCGGAGTCGCGCTGGATCTGCGGAGCGCCGACGTTGCTGGTCATGATGACCACGCAGTTCTTGAAGTCTACCGTCCGTCCCTGGGCATCGGTCAGACGGCCGTCCTCCAAGATCTGCAACAGCACGTTGAAGATCTCAGGATGCGCCTTCTCGATCTCATCGAGCAGCACGACGCAATACGGCCGCCGCCTGACCTGCTCGGTGAGCTGGCCCCCCTCTTCGTATCCCACGTAACCCGGAGGCGCGCCCACGAGCCGCGACACCGTGTGCCGCTCGGTGTACTCCGACATGTCGATCCGGATCACCGCGCCCTCATCGCCGAACAGGAACTCGGCGAGCGCCAGGGTGAGCTCGGTCTTGCCTACCCCGGTCGGCCCGAGGAAGATAAAGGACCCGATCGGACGCCGAGCGTCCTTGAGCCCGGCCCGCGCGCGCCGGACGGCGCGAGACACCGCGTGAACCGCCTCCTCCTGCCCGACGATCCGTGCGTGGAGGGAATCTTCCATCCGAAGCAGCTTCTCGGTCTCCTCCTCCACGAGACGCATCACAGGGATTCCGGTCCAACTCGACACGATATCCGCAATATCGTCGGCGGACACCGTGGTGATGTCCCGGCCTTTGTCCGTCTTCCAGGAGCTCTCGAGCTCTTCGAGTTTCTGCCGCAGCACCTTTTCCTTGTCGCGCAGGCTCGCGGCCTTCTCGAAATCCTGGCCCTTGATGGCTTCCTCTTTCTCCCGCCGCACCCGCTCCGCCTTATCGAGCGCCTGGCGGACCTCCTGCGGCAGGAAGCTCGCCTGGAGGCGGATCTTGCTCGCCGCCTCGTCCATCAAGTCGATGGCCTTGTCCGGCAGGAAGCGGTCTGAGATGTACTTGTCGGCGAGCGAGGCGGCGGCGACCAGCGCTTCGTCGCTGATCTTCACCCCGTGGTGCGCTTCGTACCGCTCGCGCAGGCCGCGCAGGATCTCCACCGTCTGCTCGACGTTCGGCTCGGCCACCAGGATCGGCGCAAACCGCCGCTCCAGCGCGGCGTCGCGCTCCACGTACTTGCGGTACTCGTCAAGCGTGGTGGCGCCGATGCACTGTAGCTCGCCCCGGGACAACGAGGGCTTCAGGATGTTGCTCGCATCGATCGCCCCTTCCGCCGCGCCTGCGCCCACGAGGGTATGCAACTCGTCGACGAACAAGACGACCTCGCCCTGCGCCTTCCGGATCTCCTCCATGACCTTCTTCATGCGCTCTTCGAACTCACCCCGATATTTCGTGCCGGCGACGAGCGCAGCCAGATCGAGCTGCACGACGCGCTTGTTCCGGAGGACCTCCGGGACATCGCCCCGCACGATCCGCTGGGCAAGGCCCTCGGTAATCGCGGTCTTGCCGACGCCCGGCTCGCCGATCAGGGCGGGGTTGTTCTTGGTACGGCGGGAAAGGACCTGAATGACGCGTTCGATCTCGCGCTCGCGGCCGATGACCGGATCGAGCTTGTTGTCCCTGGCGAGTTTGGTCAAATCCCGCCCGAACTCATCAAGGGTCGGGGTCTTGCTGGCCTGCTTGGTGTACGAGGCGGTGCCTTCCTCTCCCAGCAGGTACACGACCTGCGACCGAACTCGCTCGAGATCGGCTCCCATCGCCTCCAGGACCCGCGCCGCGACCCCCTCCCCTTCCCGAATCAACCCAAGCAGGAGGTGCTCGGTGCCGATGTAGTTGTGGCCTAGGCGGCGGGCCTCGTCCAGCGCCAGCTCGAGGACCTTCTTTGCCCGAGGGGTAAACGTCACTTCCTCGTGCGGGGTCCGCTCGCCCCGACCGATCGCGCTCTCGATCTCGGCGCGTACCCGCTCCGGGCTGATGTTGAGCGACTCCAGCACCTTGCTGGCGACGCCTTCACCTTCGCGGACGATGCCAAGGAGAATATGCTCGGTGCCGACCGCGCTATGATTCAGCCGCTTGGCTTCTTCCTGCGCAAGGATGATGACTCGGCGAGCACGCTCGGTGAATCGTTCAAACATCTGGCGGCTGACCTCCTCTCTACCAGGCTATGTGCGAAGCGATCCGGCGACGGCTACTACTAATTTCTACGCGTCGAGCCATCCGGCTGTTCACTTTCCCCGGAGGCCACGCGCCGTGGAGCTCCGGAGCCCGGTAGAGTGTGGAGGAGTCTCTCCCCCACCTGAGAACGGCTGCACATACTTCCCTCTAGAATTACGCCGGCCCCTCCCCGGCCATTCCCGCGGAAGAACCGGTTGTATCCTCTTCTTCTTCGCCCGTGAGCCGACTCCTTCAGGATGAGTCGGAGTCGTGCGCGGATGCGTCTTCATACTCTAGTATGCCCTCGGGCCTGTCACGTTCGGACAACGGGGGCTGATGAGATCGGTCTATCTTCCGGATGCCGAACATGCCCCCTTCGATAGGTCGGGTTCGCCGTGGCATCGGGGAAGAGTGAGCCGAGGGGGTGGTGCCGCGGTCCTCCGCCGGGGTGCCTGCCGGCGGAATCAGCGCTTGATGGCTTTGATGATGTAGCGGATCGTCCCCGCGGGGGCCTTCACGGTCACCTTGTCCCCCCGCCGCTTCCCGAGGAGCGCCCGTCCAACCGGCGATTCGTTGCTGATTCGGTCGTGGAGGGGGTCCGCCTCGGGGGATCCGACGATCGTGTAGCTCAGTTCCTCTCCGGCCTCGTCTTGGAGCCTGACGGTACTGCCGATCGTGACCACGTCCGACCGCACGTCGTGGTTGTCGATCACTTTGGCGTTCCGCAGCATCCCCTCGACCGTCAGGATGCGGCCCTCGATGAACGCCTGCTCGTTCTTTGCGTCCTCGTACTCGGAGTTTTCCATGAGGTCGCCAAATTCTTTCGATTGCTTGATACGCTCGGCCACTTCCTTGCGCTTCACGGTCTTGAGGAATTCCAGTTCCTCCTCGAGCTTCCGCAGGCCTTCGGGGGTTAGGATGGTAGCTTTTTCTTCCATACGAATCAGCGCACCCAGTAGGCGATATGTCCGCTTAAAAGAGGGGACGAGACTGAGGGCACGCCCTCAGTCTCGACTCCACTTGTGACGCCTGAAGTATAACGAACGAGCCCACTATTGTCAAAGCCCAAGCGTAGCAGGGCGCGGCGCGTTTGCCGATCGCGCGGCATGACGGATCGCGTCCACCTCGTCGTCGGAGATCTTCCGTTCGAAGCGGCGGAACCCCGAGATGTGAAACCCGTGCTTGCGCATCAGTGCGTGGATTTCGTCGACGCGGTCGAGCTGGACCTCGGCCCCCAGCGTGTAATCGTCATAGCGCCCTTCCAATGCGAGGATGATCGTCTCGGCCATGCAGGCCTCACAGGACCGCGGGGGGAACCCGAAATCCAACCCGAACTCCACGGGTCCCGGCACTTCGATGACCCCGCCGTCGATCACCAGCACGTCGCTGCGGCGATCGTAGACCAGCCGCGACACGTTTCGCGGCCGCGCGACGTCGCAGACCACCGCCCCCGGGCGGAGATCCTCCGGCTCGATCAGGACGTCGGTCGCGGTGGTGACCGTGATGACGATGTCGGCGCCCCCTACAGCTCGGCGGACATCCGAGGTGACGTCGACACGCGCCGGGCCGGTGGAGCCGAGCTCCTCCGCGAGCGCCTCCAGCCGGCTCTGCGTGCGGGCCACCAGAATCAAGCCGCCCACCTGCCGCGCGAGGATCCGGCAGCACGCCGCGCCGATCGCGCCGGTCGCTCCCACAACGGCGACCTGGGCCTGGGCGACCTCGACCCCCATGCGGTGCGCCCCCATGAGCGCGCCCTCGATCGCGGTCGCGACGGTGAGGCTGTTTCCCGTCGTGACCCCGATCCGAAGGGCCTGGGCCACCGTGAGCCCGCGATCGCCCACGACCTTGGTGAACGCGCCCAACCCCACAATCCCGGCCCCGAGGCGCTCGGCGATGCGGCCCGCCTGGATCAGACGCCGGTAGACGAGAGCGGGCGGGGCCGCGAGCAGGACGCGCGGGGTCCAGGGGAGGGCGATAAACCAGCCCTCGGACCGCGCCCCCGTCGCCGAGACGATCCCGGTAATATGCGAGGCCTCGAACGGCGGGACGGCGCGGAATGCCGCTTCGACCAGGCGGTCGGGGAGGAAGCGTGTGAAGGGAAACTTTTGCGCGTACTGGGAGACGTACAAGGGGTGCAGCACGAATGCGAACCGCCCCATCGGCGCCGGTTCCCTGCTCATCCGCGCATGGACCCCATCCATCACGCCGCGGTGAGCGTCTCGATCCGGGGGCGGAACCCGGCCCGCAGCATCCACTCGATGTATTCTTCCGGACCAAGTTCTCCGCGGCGCCCGGACAGCGCAAGCACGACGCCCTCAAGCACGTTTGTGGCAAACGACCGGCCGTCCATCTCTGGAGCTACGGTAATGAGGGTCCGGGTCCCTCGGCGGCGCAGTTCCTCGGTGTCCGCGGGGGTGATCGTCTGGGTCAGGACCGTCTTCCCCCGGAGATCGGGGGGCATGTAGCGCCGAATGAGATGGAAATCGCCGGCCAGGACCTCCGCCCACCGAAACAAGTGGGGGAAGCGGGGCGTGACCTGCTCCTGCTTGGCGCCTGTCGGATAGAGTAGCTTGAACGGGAGCTTCGTGAATACCGGGAGGAGACACGCGGCCAGGAGCCGGACGGTGGTCAGCGACCGCATGGGAATGGGGATGCCGAGGGCGAAGTAGAAATCGCCAAACAGGGTCTGGGCGCCGGCGCGCACGAACGCCTCGGCCATTCCGTATCGATCGACGCTGCTGACGAGCAGCACACGCCGCCCCGCAAACGAGATACCGGCCTCCTTTGGAAGGTATTCTAGGATGAGGTACTTCTCCCACGAGTTCTTGATGCCCCCGCCATCCACGACGGGCGTGCGGCGAACGCCTCGGATCAATCGGGCGGCGTCGCGGATCTGATACCGGGCCGCGCCGGCGCGCAGGTAGAGGTCGATGCCGCCCATGCCGATCGCATCCACATGACCGTCGAGCTCCTCCACGAGAGCCCGATACCGATCCGTGTCGCCGTCGGTGCCGATCCGCTCGATCACGAAGCGTTCGCCGAGGATTTCCGTTTCCACGCGCTTGTCGCGAGTGCTGCTGCCCAAGCTCACGCTGACCACGCGCTTCATCCCGACGTCTGTTAGACTCAGCTCTACACCTCTCCTGCCGCATCGGAGAGCGTATTTCGCTCGTACAAGAGGCGCAGGCCCTCCAGCGTGAGGAGCGGATCCACGTGCGCGATCGACCGCGCCGCGGGAGCGATCAACTCGGC
This genomic interval from bacterium contains the following:
- a CDS encoding NAD(P)H-binding protein; translation: MSREPAPMGRFAFVLHPLYVSQYAQKFPFTRFLPDRLVEAAFRAVPPFEASHITGIVSATGARSEGWFIALPWTPRVLLAAPPALVYRRLIQAGRIAERLGAGIVGLGAFTKVVGDRGLTVAQALRIGVTTGNSLTVATAIEGALMGAHRMGVEVAQAQVAVVGATGAIGAACCRILARQVGGLILVARTQSRLEALAEELGSTGPARVDVTSDVRRAVGGADIVITVTTATDVLIEPEDLRPGAVVCDVARPRNVSRLVYDRRSDVLVIDGGVIEVPGPVEFGLDFGFPPRSCEACMAETIILALEGRYDDYTLGAEVQLDRVDEIHALMRKHGFHISGFRRFERKISDDEVDAIRHAARSANAPRPATLGL
- a CDS encoding ATP-dependent Clp protease ATP-binding subunit, which produces MFERFTERARRVIILAQEEAKRLNHSAVGTEHILLGIVREGEGVASKVLESLNISPERVRAEIESAIGRGERTPHEEVTFTPRAKKVLELALDEARRLGHNYIGTEHLLLGLIREGEGVAARVLEAMGADLERVRSQVVYLLGEEGTASYTKQASKTPTLDEFGRDLTKLARDNKLDPVIGREREIERVIQVLSRRTKNNPALIGEPGVGKTAITEGLAQRIVRGDVPEVLRNKRVVQLDLAALVAGTKYRGEFEERMKKVMEEIRKAQGEVVLFVDELHTLVGAGAAEGAIDASNILKPSLSRGELQCIGATTLDEYRKYVERDAALERRFAPILVAEPNVEQTVEILRGLRERYEAHHGVKISDEALVAAASLADKYISDRFLPDKAIDLMDEAASKIRLQASFLPQEVRQALDKAERVRREKEEAIKGQDFEKAASLRDKEKVLRQKLEELESSWKTDKGRDITTVSADDIADIVSSWTGIPVMRLVEEETEKLLRMEDSLHARIVGQEEAVHAVSRAVRRARAGLKDARRPIGSFIFLGPTGVGKTELTLALAEFLFGDEGAVIRIDMSEYTERHTVSRLVGAPPGYVGYEEGGQLTEQVRRRPYCVVLLDEIEKAHPEIFNVLLQILEDGRLTDAQGRTVDFKNCVVIMTSNVGAPQIQRDSGFGFRGTESERLEAERSYDRMKTQVMEELRRTFRPEFLNRVDEIIVFRPLTRDQIRLIVDILMERVRREIRGQGMSLTVTDAARELLSTEGYDPQYGARPLRRAIQRLVEDPLSDDMLRGKFAAGDEIVLDVREGTVVFEKRREPVSADTGA
- the greA gene encoding transcription elongation factor GreA, translated to MEEKATILTPEGLRKLEEELEFLKTVKRKEVAERIKQSKEFGDLMENSEYEDAKNEQAFIEGRILTVEGMLRNAKVIDNHDVRSDVVTIGSTVRLQDEAGEELSYTIVGSPEADPLHDRISNESPVGRALLGKRRGDKVTVKAPAGTIRYIIKAIKR
- a CDS encoding quinate 5-dehydrogenase; this encodes MKRVVSVSLGSSTRDKRVETEILGERFVIERIGTDGDTDRYRALVEELDGHVDAIGMGGIDLYLRAGAARYQIRDAARLIRGVRRTPVVDGGGIKNSWEKYLILEYLPKEAGISFAGRRVLLVSSVDRYGMAEAFVRAGAQTLFGDFYFALGIPIPMRSLTTVRLLAACLLPVFTKLPFKLLYPTGAKQEQVTPRFPHLFRWAEVLAGDFHLIRRYMPPDLRGKTVLTQTITPADTEELRRRGTRTLITVAPEMDGRSFATNVLEGVVLALSGRRGELGPEEYIEWMLRAGFRPRIETLTAA